Proteins from one Hymenobacter monticola genomic window:
- a CDS encoding glycoside hydrolase family 2 TIM barrel-domain containing protein has protein sequence MKTLKLLRVVTALLLVMTADTAWSQSNPAAQPGTRSFDQGWKFLKDNPTGAENPGFDDARWRALDLPHDWSIEDLPNQSPDSISGPFSRASLGKLHSGNTVGGTAWYRKRFVVDKAEQGKTAYLQFDGVYMNADVWVNGQHLGNHFYGYTSFWYNITPYLKPAGQPNVVAVQVKNEGLNSRWYTGSGIYRHTWLRFASPVHVAPWGVYVTTPTATAAQGTVAAVATIANTSAQAQQVACTLQLLDPAGKVVSKATRQALVPAGQSADVAQTLTVARPALWSPESPTLYRAEVTLRVGGQVQDQHTTPVGIRTIHADAQTGFSLNGKTMKLNGGCIHHDNGPLGAVALDRAEERKVELLKKAGFNALRLSHNPPSPYLLDACDRLGMLVIDESFDIWEKSKMRVMSSIFGPKGAPISDYSTVFKTDWQQDIKLMLLRDRNHPSIIMWSIGNEILEVATSPGLRIAQGLVSEMKKYDTTRIITEGFALSDDPKAGPGSPNEEAHYALLGATGYNYAYTKYEQDHARYPNRVIYSSEFMPPRALPNWQAAQKLPYVIGNFTWAAMDYMGESGVGLPRLVNANAPYSDTTAVSLANVSLFFSPKPWPMFQSFMGEYDLIGNAKPAAEYHRVVWGSQPVALFVHKPVPAGKKEIRSPWGFPDELKSWNWPGHEGEKMQVRVYTRSPLVKLELNGKVIGEQKLDVNESVTAFFYVPYAPGTLVARCYDKGVETASTTLQTVGPPAALRLSVDRATLRADRNDLAYVQVEVVDAAGNLVPTADDVLVQFAVRGAGTLAGAGSGSPVDVSSFQQPRKKSWQGRCLAIVRPQGPAGTIVLEATAAGLRPAMVALAVKK, from the coding sequence ATGAAAACCTTAAAGCTGCTACGAGTTGTCACGGCCCTGCTGCTGGTGATGACAGCAGACACGGCCTGGTCTCAATCCAACCCGGCCGCGCAGCCGGGCACCCGCTCGTTCGACCAGGGGTGGAAATTCTTGAAGGACAACCCGACGGGGGCCGAAAACCCCGGCTTTGACGACGCGCGCTGGCGGGCGCTCGACCTGCCCCACGACTGGAGCATCGAGGACCTGCCCAACCAAAGCCCCGACTCCATCAGCGGGCCGTTTTCGCGGGCCTCGCTGGGCAAGCTGCACAGCGGCAACACGGTGGGAGGCACGGCCTGGTACCGCAAGCGGTTTGTGGTGGACAAGGCCGAGCAGGGCAAAACAGCCTACCTGCAATTTGACGGGGTGTACATGAACGCGGACGTGTGGGTGAACGGCCAGCACCTGGGCAACCATTTCTACGGCTACACCTCGTTCTGGTATAACATTACGCCCTACCTCAAGCCCGCCGGGCAGCCCAACGTGGTGGCCGTGCAGGTGAAAAACGAGGGCCTGAACTCGCGCTGGTACACCGGCTCGGGCATTTACCGCCACACTTGGCTGCGGTTTGCCAGCCCGGTGCACGTGGCCCCCTGGGGCGTGTACGTGACGACGCCCACGGCCACCGCCGCGCAGGGCACGGTGGCCGCGGTGGCCACCATCGCCAACACCAGCGCGCAGGCGCAGCAGGTAGCCTGCACGCTGCAGCTGCTCGACCCGGCGGGCAAGGTAGTGAGCAAGGCCACCCGGCAAGCCCTGGTGCCGGCCGGGCAGTCGGCTGACGTGGCGCAGACCCTGACCGTGGCGCGGCCGGCGCTGTGGTCGCCGGAGTCGCCCACGCTCTACCGCGCCGAGGTGACGCTGCGGGTGGGCGGCCAGGTGCAGGACCAGCACACGACGCCGGTCGGCATCCGCACCATCCACGCCGATGCCCAAACCGGGTTTAGCCTCAACGGCAAGACGATGAAGCTCAACGGCGGCTGCATTCACCACGACAACGGCCCCCTGGGGGCCGTGGCCCTGGACCGGGCCGAGGAGCGCAAGGTGGAGCTGCTCAAAAAGGCCGGCTTCAACGCCCTGCGCCTCTCGCACAACCCGCCCTCGCCCTACCTGCTCGACGCCTGCGACCGCCTGGGGATGCTGGTGATTGACGAGTCGTTCGACATCTGGGAAAAATCGAAGATGCGGGTGATGTCCAGCATCTTCGGCCCCAAGGGCGCGCCGATTTCCGACTACTCGACCGTGTTCAAAACCGACTGGCAGCAGGACATCAAGCTCATGCTGCTGCGCGACCGCAACCACCCGAGCATCATCATGTGGAGCATCGGCAACGAGATTCTGGAAGTGGCTACCTCGCCGGGGCTGCGCATCGCGCAGGGCCTGGTGAGCGAGATGAAGAAGTACGACACCACCCGCATTATCACGGAGGGCTTTGCCCTGAGCGACGACCCGAAGGCGGGGCCGGGCAGCCCCAACGAGGAGGCCCACTACGCCCTGCTGGGGGCCACCGGCTACAACTACGCCTATACCAAGTACGAGCAAGACCACGCCCGCTACCCCAACCGGGTCATCTACTCCTCGGAGTTTATGCCCCCGCGGGCGCTGCCCAACTGGCAGGCCGCCCAAAAGCTGCCCTACGTGATTGGCAACTTTACCTGGGCCGCCATGGACTACATGGGCGAGTCGGGCGTGGGCCTGCCGCGCCTGGTAAACGCCAACGCGCCGTATTCCGACACCACGGCCGTCTCGCTGGCCAACGTGAGCTTGTTTTTCTCGCCCAAGCCCTGGCCGATGTTTCAGAGCTTCATGGGCGAGTACGACCTGATTGGCAACGCCAAGCCGGCCGCCGAGTACCACCGCGTGGTGTGGGGCAGCCAGCCGGTAGCCCTGTTCGTGCACAAGCCCGTGCCGGCCGGCAAAAAGGAAATCCGCAGCCCCTGGGGCTTCCCCGACGAGCTGAAAAGCTGGAACTGGCCCGGCCACGAGGGCGAGAAGATGCAGGTGCGCGTGTACACCCGCAGCCCGCTGGTGAAGCTGGAGCTGAACGGTAAAGTCATCGGCGAGCAAAAGCTGGACGTGAACGAGTCGGTGACGGCCTTTTTCTACGTGCCCTACGCGCCCGGCACCCTGGTAGCCCGCTGCTACGACAAGGGGGTCGAAACCGCGTCAACGACCCTCCAAACCGTGGGCCCGCCCGCCGCCCTGCGCCTCTCGGTCGACCGCGCCACCCTGCGCGCCGACCGCAACGACCTCGCCTACGTGCAGGTAGAGGTAGTGGACGCCGCCGGCAACCTCGTGCCCACGGCCGACGACGTACTGGTGCAGTTTGCCGTGCGGGGCGCGGGCACGCTGGCCGGGGCCGGTAGCGGCAGCCCCGTCGATGTGAGCAGCTTTCAGCAGCCGCGCAAGAAATCGTGGCAGGGCCGGTGCCTGGCCATCGTGCGCCCGCAGGGGCCGGCCGGCACCATCGTGCTCGAGGCTACGGCCGCCGGCTTGCGGCCCGCCATGGTAGCGCTGGCGGTGAAGAAGTAG
- a CDS encoding sugar MFS transporter yields the protein MAGISTSSAPRRVLPSPAAVPSYFGPLLTVTMLFFTWGFIVSMNDVLIPKLKVVFTLQHWQAMLVQTAFFGAYFIVSLAYFLLSMTKGDPIQRIGYKTGIIIGLLVCAAGAGLFYPSAEFKSYGLFLAALFVLASGTTILQIAANPYVTILGAPETSSSRLNLTQAFNSLGTTLAPVVGGYLVFDHLAQQAGTGADSVKLPYLGLAAATVLLALLIRLAPLPAVGSAGRVVAEAGALRYRHLVLGVVCIFAYVGGEVSIGSNFISLLKLPQIGGFPESEAKYYLTFFWGGAMIGRFFGAVALAQFRNNAYKFGILALIILVTYAGVASVYDQQQSLIVLGLMLGNVLVLLLSRFVPQRTLAFFAACVVGLLLLIATQTGAVALWAIVGIGLFNSIMFPTIFDLAIKGLGQYTSQASSLLVMACVGGAVVPPLQGLLADETGNLQASFLLPVLCYLYVMYYGIWGYKSDNQANDTVVEPGA from the coding sequence ATGGCTGGTATCTCCACCTCCTCCGCGCCGCGCCGCGTTCTGCCGTCCCCGGCGGCCGTCCCCTCCTATTTCGGGCCGCTGCTGACCGTGACCATGCTCTTCTTCACCTGGGGCTTCATCGTGTCGATGAACGACGTGCTCATTCCCAAGCTGAAGGTGGTGTTCACGCTGCAGCACTGGCAGGCCATGCTGGTGCAAACCGCCTTTTTCGGGGCTTATTTCATCGTCTCGCTGGCGTATTTCCTGCTCTCGATGACGAAGGGCGACCCCATTCAGCGCATTGGCTACAAAACCGGCATCATCATCGGCCTGCTGGTGTGCGCGGCGGGCGCGGGGCTGTTCTACCCTTCGGCGGAGTTTAAAAGCTACGGGCTGTTTCTGGCCGCGCTGTTCGTGCTGGCTTCGGGCACCACCATCCTGCAAATTGCGGCCAACCCCTACGTCACCATTCTCGGCGCGCCGGAAACCTCGTCCAGTCGGCTGAACCTGACGCAGGCCTTCAACTCGCTGGGGACCACGCTGGCCCCCGTAGTGGGGGGCTACCTGGTGTTCGACCACCTGGCGCAGCAAGCCGGCACCGGGGCCGATTCTGTGAAGCTGCCCTACCTGGGGCTGGCGGCGGCCACGGTGCTGCTGGCCCTGCTCATCCGGCTTGCGCCGCTGCCGGCCGTGGGCAGCGCGGGCCGGGTGGTGGCCGAGGCCGGGGCCCTGCGCTACCGGCACCTGGTGCTGGGCGTGGTCTGCATTTTTGCCTACGTGGGCGGGGAAGTCTCCATTGGCAGCAACTTCATCAGCTTGCTGAAACTACCCCAGATTGGCGGGTTTCCTGAATCCGAAGCCAAATATTACCTGACCTTTTTCTGGGGTGGGGCTATGATTGGGCGGTTTTTCGGGGCCGTGGCCCTGGCCCAGTTCCGCAACAACGCCTACAAGTTCGGCATCCTGGCCCTGATTATTCTGGTTACCTATGCGGGAGTGGCCAGCGTCTACGACCAGCAGCAGAGCCTGATTGTGCTGGGCCTGATGCTGGGCAACGTGCTGGTGCTGCTGCTGAGTCGGTTCGTGCCGCAGCGCACGCTGGCCTTTTTCGCGGCTTGCGTGGTGGGGCTGCTGCTGCTCATCGCCACCCAAACCGGTGCGGTAGCCCTGTGGGCCATCGTGGGCATCGGGCTGTTCAACTCCATCATGTTTCCCACCATCTTTGATTTGGCCATCAAAGGGCTGGGGCAATACACCAGCCAGGCGTCGTCGCTGCTGGTCATGGCCTGCGTGGGCGGGGCCGTTGTGCCGCCGCTGCAGGGGCTGCTGGCCGATGAGACGGGCAATTTGCAGGCCTCCTTCCTACTGCCGGTGCTGTGCTACCTGTACGTCATGTATTACGGCATCTGGGGCTACAAATCGGATAATCAGGCAAATGACACGGTAGTGGAGCCCGGGGCTTAG
- a CDS encoding FAD-binding and (Fe-S)-binding domain-containing protein produces MLNIEHELRAFLPAERIRARYIDLVSFASDAGFYHLVPQAVVQPISEAEIKALFAFSHQQAIPLVFRTGGTSLSGQAITDGILVDLSQFWARLTVEQDGQLVRVQPGITGAMVNAYLRKYQRKIGPDPSSISAAMMGGILSNNASGMCCGVVQNSYHTTRHIRFVLPNGQAFSTENPGDYARFEHESRDLHQELAAIRQQIADTPELHAKIRHKYRTKTTVGYSLNAFVDYEHPLDILAHLLIGAEGTLAFIAEAVLHTVPDHPFKSTALLYFTDIYAACQAIEPLTQAGALMVELMDRASLHAVAELPGMPAIVKTLPEAAAALLVEFQEASPEALETRVSSFLASSGELALLNTPEFTTDYAEREFFWKVRKGLFPAVGAVRASGTTVILEDVAFPVAQLGNAIIDLQRLFRQYSYHNAIIFGHAKDGNIHFVITQSFNTTKEINRYQYFMEDVVELVVQKYQGTLKAEHGTGRNMAPFVETEWGGEAYAIMQRIKQAVDPRGLLNPGVIINADERAHIQHLKTLPSVEAEVDRCIECGYCEHKCPSRDLTMTPRRRIVVRRVLKQLEAAGDTAHHQLLLDQYQYEGLETCAVDGLCATACPVDINTGDLIKRLRRENHSPTANKVALLVAKNFRTVEWLARTGLQAGAVFNRAFGPNTMAKLTGGLRRVVPAMPLWNEQLPAPPALKSLRGAAGPPAPAGQPGIVYFPSCLSRMLGTYEGQAKNGLEVFLSVCAKSGIAATVLERAAGTCCSQIFSSKGFAEAYAYTANSIVERLWESSRQGQLPVVIDVSSCAYTLHKLRPVLNPENQRKYDQLTILDSVDFLHDLVLPRATVRQRKQTVVLHPVCSLEKMKSGPKLLAIARRFAEQVTVPQHAGCCGMAGDRGFLFPELTAAATRPEAREVQQQPAQGYYSSTKTCEMALSEATSKNYESILYLVDEGL; encoded by the coding sequence ATGCTAAACATCGAGCACGAACTACGGGCATTTCTGCCGGCCGAGCGCATCCGCGCCCGTTACATCGACCTGGTATCGTTCGCCTCGGATGCCGGCTTCTACCACTTGGTGCCCCAGGCCGTGGTGCAGCCCATCAGCGAGGCCGAGATTAAGGCCTTGTTTGCTTTCTCGCACCAGCAGGCCATTCCGTTGGTGTTTCGCACCGGGGGTACCAGCTTGTCGGGGCAGGCCATTACGGACGGAATTCTAGTGGACCTAAGCCAGTTCTGGGCCCGCCTGACTGTCGAGCAGGACGGCCAGCTGGTGCGCGTGCAGCCGGGCATCACGGGCGCCATGGTCAACGCCTACCTGCGCAAGTACCAGCGCAAAATCGGGCCGGACCCCTCCAGCATCAGCGCGGCCATGATGGGCGGCATCCTGTCCAACAATGCCAGCGGCATGTGCTGCGGGGTGGTCCAGAACTCGTACCACACCACCCGCCACATCCGCTTCGTGCTGCCTAATGGCCAGGCCTTCTCCACGGAAAACCCCGGGGACTATGCCCGTTTTGAGCACGAAAGCCGCGACCTGCACCAGGAGCTGGCCGCGATTCGCCAGCAAATAGCGGACACCCCGGAGCTGCACGCCAAAATCCGGCACAAGTACCGCACCAAGACGACGGTGGGCTATTCGCTCAATGCCTTCGTCGACTACGAGCACCCGCTCGACATCCTGGCGCACCTGCTGATTGGGGCCGAAGGGACGCTGGCCTTCATCGCGGAGGCGGTGCTGCACACCGTGCCCGACCACCCGTTCAAGTCGACGGCGCTGCTCTACTTCACCGATATCTACGCCGCGTGCCAGGCCATTGAGCCCCTCACCCAGGCGGGCGCCCTGATGGTGGAACTCATGGACCGCGCCTCGCTGCACGCCGTGGCCGAGCTGCCGGGCATGCCCGCCATTGTGAAAACGCTGCCGGAAGCCGCCGCGGCCCTGCTCGTGGAATTTCAGGAGGCTTCGCCGGAAGCGCTGGAAACCCGGGTGAGCAGCTTCCTGGCATCGTCGGGGGAGCTGGCCCTGCTCAACACGCCGGAATTTACGACCGACTACGCCGAGCGGGAGTTTTTCTGGAAGGTGCGCAAGGGGCTGTTTCCGGCCGTGGGGGCGGTGCGGGCCAGCGGCACGACCGTGATTCTGGAGGATGTCGCGTTTCCGGTGGCCCAGCTCGGCAATGCCATCATCGACCTGCAGCGGTTGTTCCGGCAGTACAGCTACCACAATGCCATCATCTTCGGCCACGCCAAGGACGGCAACATCCACTTCGTTATCACTCAGTCGTTTAATACAACCAAGGAGATAAACCGCTACCAGTACTTCATGGAAGACGTGGTGGAACTGGTGGTGCAGAAGTACCAGGGCACGCTCAAAGCCGAGCACGGCACGGGCCGCAACATGGCCCCCTTCGTGGAAACCGAGTGGGGCGGCGAGGCTTACGCGATTATGCAGCGCATCAAGCAGGCGGTGGACCCGCGCGGGCTGCTCAACCCCGGCGTGATTATCAATGCCGACGAGCGGGCCCACATCCAACACCTGAAAACGCTGCCCTCGGTCGAAGCCGAAGTGGACCGCTGCATTGAGTGCGGCTACTGCGAGCACAAGTGCCCCAGCCGCGACCTGACCATGACCCCGCGCCGCCGCATCGTGGTGCGCCGGGTGCTCAAGCAGCTCGAAGCCGCCGGCGACACCGCCCACCACCAATTGCTGCTTGACCAGTACCAGTACGAAGGCCTGGAAACCTGCGCCGTGGACGGCCTGTGCGCCACGGCCTGCCCGGTCGACATCAACACCGGCGACCTGATTAAGCGCCTGCGCCGCGAAAACCACTCGCCCACCGCCAACAAGGTGGCCCTGCTGGTCGCCAAGAACTTCCGCACGGTGGAGTGGCTGGCCCGCACGGGCCTGCAGGCCGGGGCCGTCTTCAACCGCGCGTTTGGCCCGAACACCATGGCCAAGCTCACGGGCGGGCTGCGCCGGGTGGTGCCCGCCATGCCGCTCTGGAACGAGCAACTGCCGGCACCGCCCGCGCTCAAGTCCCTGCGGGGGGCCGCCGGCCCCCCGGCCCCGGCCGGCCAGCCGGGCATCGTGTACTTCCCCTCCTGCCTCTCGCGCATGCTCGGCACCTACGAAGGCCAGGCAAAGAACGGGCTGGAGGTTTTCCTGAGCGTGTGCGCCAAGAGCGGCATCGCCGCCACGGTGCTGGAGCGGGCGGCCGGCACCTGCTGCAGCCAGATTTTCTCCTCCAAGGGCTTCGCCGAGGCCTACGCCTACACCGCCAACAGCATCGTTGAGCGGCTGTGGGAAAGCAGCCGGCAGGGGCAGCTGCCGGTGGTGATTGACGTGAGCTCCTGCGCCTACACCCTGCACAAGCTGCGGCCGGTGCTGAACCCGGAAAACCAGCGCAAGTACGACCAGCTCACCATTCTCGACAGCGTTGATTTTCTGCACGACCTGGTGCTGCCCCGGGCCACGGTGCGGCAGCGCAAGCAAACGGTGGTGCTCCACCCTGTGTGCTCGCTGGAAAAGATGAAATCGGGGCCCAAGCTGCTCGCCATTGCCCGCCGGTTTGCCGAGCAGGTGACCGTGCCGCAGCACGCCGGCTGCTGCGGCATGGCCGGCGACCGGGGCTTTCTGTTTCCCGAGCTCACGGCGGCGGCCACCCGGCCCGAAGCCCGCGAGGTGCAGCAGCAGCCCGCCCAGGGCTACTATTCCTCGACCAAAACCTGCGAAATGGCCCTCTCCGAGGCCACCAGCAAGAACTACGAGTCCATCCTCTACCTGGTAGACGAAGGGCTATAA
- a CDS encoding NUDIX hydrolase encodes MHPGSLLVQGLATPTTMDIPTAAQPSAELYQTQEQLIPLITSFLENEAHQLFVPSLAIDTAIFSFQNDKLKILLLRFWNTPYYCLPGGFVGKQQTLDEAAYAILRERTGLTTIYLDQFYTSGNLERFGNDALLTKLRELGAAPRPGNWLEQRFVSVCYYALLDEVAFCQTIDPLVFEPEWVDIDKLPEMLYDHAEIAGKALERLQFDLNHKFVGFNLLPEEFTMGELQKIYEAIHQTQLDRASFQRKMLSLGILERLEKKYTGKAHKSPYLYRFNKVPAAAEALAG; translated from the coding sequence TTGCACCCAGGCTCGCTGCTGGTACAAGGATTGGCAACCCCTACGACCATGGATATTCCTACCGCGGCTCAGCCAAGCGCTGAGCTTTATCAAACGCAGGAGCAGTTAATTCCCCTCATCACCTCTTTCCTGGAGAATGAGGCACATCAGCTCTTTGTGCCCAGTCTGGCCATCGACACGGCCATCTTCAGCTTTCAGAACGACAAGCTTAAAATACTGCTGCTGCGCTTTTGGAACACGCCCTACTATTGCCTGCCGGGCGGCTTTGTTGGCAAACAGCAAACCCTGGACGAGGCCGCGTATGCGATTCTTCGGGAAAGGACCGGCCTGACGACAATCTACCTGGACCAGTTTTATACGAGTGGCAACCTGGAGCGCTTCGGCAACGATGCGCTGCTCACCAAACTGCGGGAGCTAGGTGCCGCACCCCGGCCGGGCAACTGGCTGGAGCAGCGCTTTGTGTCCGTGTGCTATTATGCCTTGCTCGATGAAGTAGCTTTCTGCCAGACAATCGACCCGCTGGTGTTTGAGCCCGAGTGGGTGGACATCGATAAGCTGCCCGAGATGCTTTATGACCACGCAGAAATTGCTGGCAAAGCACTGGAAAGGCTTCAATTCGACCTCAACCATAAGTTTGTCGGCTTCAACTTGCTGCCCGAAGAATTCACCATGGGCGAATTGCAGAAGATATACGAAGCCATTCACCAGACTCAGCTAGACCGGGCCAGCTTTCAGCGCAAAATGCTCAGCCTGGGAATTCTGGAACGATTAGAGAAGAAATACACGGGCAAGGCGCATAAGTCGCCCTATCTCTACCGCTTTAACAAAGTGCCCGCCGCCGCAGAGGCCTTAGCCGGCTAA
- a CDS encoding glycoside hydrolase family 2 TIM barrel-domain containing protein — protein sequence MLRTLSSAGLLGCLLLTAGSASAQKKRPSAQPARTVSFDQSWRFSRDSVAGGELPAYRDAQWRKLDLPHDWSIEDLPTQIPGRTFGPFDKKKTANMMAGFVTGGTGWYRKRFATDPGATGKRVSIQFDGVYMNADVWLNGHHLGTHPYGYTSFRYDLTPYLLPAGQENVLAVRVRNIGTTARWYSGSGIYRHVWLTTTEPVHVAPWGVYVTTPEATASQARVAVQTTLANEQPTPREIELVTTLRSPAGKKVGEATQKLTLAAGASQVASQALTLAKPALWSVETPSLYRAVTEIRDGGRVVDQVETPFGVRSIAVSAQQGFVLNGKRVLLKGGSIHHDNGPLGAVALDRAEERKVELLKQNGFNAVRFSHNPPSPAMLDACDRLGMLAIDEAFDVWETGKYPQDYHLYFKEWWQRDLEAVLLRDRNHPAVILWSIGNEIPERVDSDGLRIAGRLAAFTRRLDATRPVTEALCQFYEPANQGKDWSLTVPAFPLLDVGGYNYLWQRYAADHQQFPNRIMLGTESYAREALQNWNLVERNPYLLGDFVWTAVDYLGEISLGYSYYDTRKLKRGVIGWPWYTGWCGDLDLTGAKKPQSYYRDVVWRQRPLALMVHEPIPEGKVENIADWGWPQELPHWTWPAATGKPLQVRVFSRAPLVRLSLNGRVIGEKQLADTTITAVFEVPYQPGTLRAVNVVGGKETDAVELKTTGPATHLRLTADRPTITTSRDDLAYVTVEVLDANDQVVPNAEVPVKFSLQGGGELAGVISANPTDLASFQQPTRKTFRGRCQAIVRPLGPGGTITLQATAEGLAAGQVVVTAKKK from the coding sequence ATGCTGCGAACCCTTTCTTCGGCGGGCCTTTTGGGCTGCCTGTTGCTGACTGCCGGGAGCGCCTCGGCGCAAAAAAAGCGCCCGTCGGCCCAGCCGGCGCGCACCGTTTCCTTTGACCAAAGCTGGCGGTTTAGCCGCGACAGCGTGGCGGGCGGCGAGCTGCCCGCCTACCGCGACGCGCAGTGGCGCAAGCTGGATTTGCCCCACGACTGGAGCATCGAGGATTTGCCCACCCAGATACCCGGCCGCACCTTCGGGCCGTTTGATAAGAAGAAGACTGCCAACATGATGGCCGGCTTCGTGACGGGCGGCACGGGCTGGTACCGCAAGCGCTTCGCCACCGACCCCGGCGCGACGGGCAAGCGCGTCAGCATCCAGTTCGACGGGGTGTACATGAACGCCGACGTGTGGCTCAACGGCCACCACCTGGGCACGCACCCCTACGGCTACACCTCGTTTCGCTACGACCTGACGCCCTACCTGCTGCCCGCCGGCCAGGAAAACGTGCTGGCCGTGCGCGTGCGCAACATCGGCACCACGGCCCGCTGGTACAGCGGCTCGGGCATCTACCGTCACGTGTGGCTCACCACCACCGAGCCGGTGCACGTGGCCCCCTGGGGCGTGTACGTGACCACCCCCGAGGCCACCGCCAGCCAGGCCCGCGTGGCCGTGCAAACCACCCTGGCCAACGAGCAGCCCACCCCGCGCGAGATTGAGCTGGTGACCACCCTGCGCTCGCCGGCCGGCAAAAAAGTGGGCGAGGCCACGCAAAAGCTGACCCTGGCGGCCGGCGCTTCGCAGGTGGCCAGCCAGGCGCTGACCCTGGCAAAACCGGCGCTGTGGTCGGTGGAAACGCCCAGCCTGTACCGCGCCGTGACCGAAATCAGGGACGGGGGCCGGGTCGTGGACCAGGTCGAAACCCCGTTTGGGGTGCGCAGCATCGCGGTATCGGCGCAGCAGGGGTTTGTGCTGAACGGCAAGCGGGTGCTGCTCAAGGGCGGCAGCATTCACCACGACAACGGGCCGCTGGGGGCCGTGGCCCTGGACCGGGCCGAGGAGCGCAAGGTGGAGCTGCTCAAGCAAAACGGCTTCAACGCGGTGCGCTTCAGCCACAACCCGCCCTCGCCGGCCATGCTCGACGCCTGCGACCGCCTGGGGATGCTGGCCATCGACGAGGCGTTTGACGTGTGGGAAACCGGCAAGTACCCGCAGGACTACCACCTGTATTTCAAGGAATGGTGGCAGCGCGACCTGGAGGCGGTGCTGCTGCGCGACCGCAACCACCCGGCCGTCATCCTGTGGAGCATCGGCAACGAGATTCCCGAGCGGGTCGATAGCGACGGGCTGCGCATTGCCGGGCGGCTGGCGGCCTTCACGCGCCGCCTCGACGCCACCCGCCCGGTGACCGAGGCGCTGTGCCAGTTCTACGAGCCCGCCAACCAGGGCAAGGACTGGAGCCTCACCGTGCCGGCCTTCCCCCTGCTCGACGTGGGCGGCTACAACTACCTGTGGCAGCGCTACGCCGCTGACCACCAGCAGTTTCCCAACCGCATAATGCTCGGCACGGAGTCGTATGCCAGGGAGGCCCTGCAAAACTGGAACCTGGTGGAGCGCAACCCCTACCTGCTGGGCGACTTCGTGTGGACGGCCGTGGACTACCTGGGCGAAATCTCGCTCGGCTACTCCTACTACGATACCCGCAAGCTCAAGCGCGGCGTCATCGGCTGGCCCTGGTACACGGGCTGGTGCGGCGACCTCGACCTGACGGGCGCCAAGAAGCCGCAGTCGTACTACCGCGACGTGGTGTGGCGGCAGCGCCCCCTGGCCCTGATGGTGCACGAGCCCATCCCGGAGGGCAAGGTGGAAAACATTGCCGACTGGGGCTGGCCGCAGGAGCTGCCCCACTGGACCTGGCCGGCCGCCACTGGCAAGCCGCTGCAAGTGCGGGTGTTTTCGCGCGCGCCGCTGGTGCGCCTGAGCCTGAACGGCCGCGTGATAGGCGAAAAGCAGCTGGCCGACACCACCATCACGGCCGTGTTTGAGGTGCCCTACCAGCCCGGCACCCTGCGCGCCGTCAACGTGGTGGGGGGCAAGGAAACCGACGCGGTTGAACTGAAAACCACCGGCCCCGCCACCCACCTGCGCCTCACCGCCGACCGCCCCACCATCACCACCAGCCGCGACGACCTGGCCTACGTGACGGTGGAGGTACTCGACGCCAACGACCAGGTAGTGCCCAACGCGGAGGTGCCCGTCAAGTTCTCGCTGCAAGGCGGCGGCGAGCTGGCGGGCGTCATCAGCGCCAACCCCACCGATTTGGCCAGCTTCCAGCAGCCCACCCGCAAAACCTTCCGGGGCCGCTGCCAGGCCATCGTGCGGCCCCTCGGGCCGGGCGGCACCATCACCCTGCAAGCTACCGCCGAGGGGTTGGCAGCCGGGCAGGTGGTGGTTACGGCCAAGAAGAAGTGA